Genomic DNA from Fimbriimonas ginsengisoli Gsoil 348:
CGCGCAAATCGCCTGCACCGCTTGCCACACCCCGTCGATGCAGACCGGCCCGAACGAGATCGCGGCTTTGGCGAACCGGCCGGTTCCGCTCTACTCCGACCTCCTTTTGCATCGTATGGGATCGCTCGGCGACAACATCGTGCAGGGCCAAGCCGCCGGCGATCAGTTCCGCACGGCGCCCCTGTGGGGTCTCCAACATCGCCACTTCTTCCTCCACGACGGCCGCGCCACCACCTTGGAGCAGGCGATCTCCGACCACGACGGCGAAGCCACCGCCGCGCGAACGCGTTTTTTCGGCCTTGCCGACAATGACCGGGCCGCCTTGCTGGAGTTCTTGGGCAGCTTGTAAGGGGGGATTTCGTCAGTTGCAAAACCGCTTTGTCGCTGATATTGGTGACTACCGCCCCTCGACCCCGTAGGGGTCCTCAGAAATTAGCCGCGGGTCGCAGACCCGGGGACAAGGAGCGCAATGCTTCTCGACCCCGATAGGAGGTCGCATAACCTCGTGGAGGGACCGATGCGTGGTATTTAAGGGACGGTGACGGTCTAGGTGAAGTCGCCACTTTCGGGGCCGTTTGAGTTCCGCATTTTTCGTGCGGCACACGGCCGTAGCCGCCGATGGCACCTGCCCTCCGGAATCCGTTGCACCGTATGCGTTCAAAAGCGAGGGTCCACCGATCCCAGGTCCGGATAACCGAAGATCCTCAACCCGCCCCAAGGGGGCGAAATATCAAAGCGAAGGGCGGAGCGAAGCGTAGCCCTGGTAAAGAGGCGGACCACCCTCCGAGCCCTGAAAGCGGCGACGTCTGCCTAGAAATATCAGGGGCCCTCGAACACGTCGAACACCATGCAACAGGCTCTCCTCGAGGCGAGCTTCACAAGCCATGCCGAACCGGAGGGATGGATCGTTCCGGTCTGCTTCCGTCCTGTTCTGGACGTGCGTTAGGTTCTGCGACCGCCTACCGGGGTCGGAGAGGGTGGCAGCCCCCTACCCCGGGTCTGCGACCCGCGGCTATTTTCTTTGATCCCTCCGGGATCGTTGAGCCTGCGGCGAACCTCTTAGCGGCCCGCTTCAATTAGGTTCGTGAGGTGGCTCCTTGAGGAAGTTGGAGACCACGTTCGTGTCAACCACCACCGCCGGACCAAGGGTCACTGATTAAACGCCCGCTTGTCTTCGTCACGAAGTTGTTCTAGGCGGGCGATGAATGACTCAGGGGTTTCCTCTTTTGGAAGGATGTCGGCGTATAACGATTTCCGATCCGTGGGAAGCTGCGTCCCCTGCGAGCGCACCAATTCTTCCAGGCTATTGGCACGTTCAAACCTGGTTAGATCGATCTTGATGCTCATGGCATGACCTCGACTCCCATTATAACGGACGGCAGAGGCGTGTCCTGTATCTCCTCCATCCGAGTTGTCGAGCCTTGGATAGGCGTAGGAATGGGGATGCCGGGGACCGAGCGGTACACTTCCTATATGACGGCCGATGGCGTTGAGGCCAAGAAACCCTGCTTGGTGGGGATGACGCGGGAGGAGCTGACGGCAGCTCTCGCGCCGCGACCGGACGCCAAGCTGCGGGGCAAGCAACTTGCGGCACAGCTTTACAGCCGGGCTCAAGACGATTTCGCCAATATGGCGGATCTTCCGCTTGCGTTTCGGCAAGAATTGGGCGAGCGGTTTCAATCCCAGCCGCTCGAGATCGCCGCGCACCGACACTCGACCGACGGAGTGCAAAAACTCCTTGTCCACAACGGCGACCATCAAGTCTACGAATGCGTTCTGTTGCCCTACGAAGACCGGGTGTCCTGCTGTCTATCGAGCCAGGTCGGCTGCCCGATGGGGTGCCGATTCTGCGCGACCGGGCTCGGCGGTTTTGACCGAAACCTGACGGCCGGCGAGATCATCGGGCAGTATCTGCTACTCCAACGCATCAGCGAGCGGCGCGTCTCGCACGTGGTCTTCATGGGGATGGGCGAGCCACTGCTCAATCTCAAAAACGTGCTCAAGTCGGTGCGCTTGATGCATGAAGAGGTAGGGCTCAGCTATCGGCATATCACGATTTCGACGGTGGGCCTCGTCCCGCAGATCTACGAATTGGCCGAAGAAAAGCTACCGATCCACCTGGCGCTTTCGCTCCACTCGCCGATCGACGAGGTGCGCGACCGGCTGATGCCGGTTAATCATAAATGGCCGGTTGCCGAGGTGATGAAGGCGATGCGCGACTACTACGTCGCTACTGGCCGCAAGATTACGTTGGAGTACCTACTGATCAAGGGGATTACCGACACCCCTGAGCAGGCTCAGGAGCTGGCGCGCGTGGTGAAGGGGACGCCGAGCGTGGTGAACCTTATCCCATTCAATTGGGTGGATACCGAGCAAGGTTTCGCCCGCCCGGAAAAAGAGCGGGTGCAGGCGTTCCGCCGGGTGCTCGAGTCGCGTGGGGTCAACGTTACCCAGCGGGTCGAACGCGGCCATGACATCGCCGCCGCCTGTGGGCAGCTCGCCGGTCAGCATAAAGGCAAGTTTGCGAGGAGGGAAGCTCCATCGCTCCCCGTCCTGAACTAGGCTCCGATCCCGAGGGTGGCACTGGCTTCCAGCCAGTGGGTCCCATGTCCTTCCAGGACATGGCGAACGTACGTTCGCCAGAATGCCGGTCTGGAGGACCGTTGGTCTCCAGACCGGCTCTTTCCGGACCGGACTCCCTCACCCCCAACCCCCTCTCCCTCGTTCGGCACATACATCCGAAGGAGGGAGAGGGGGCTTCGGAAATTCCGCCCTCAACCCTCTGCCCTCCGCCCTTCGAACTCTCCCTCGTCAGGCACAAACATCCTGAGGAGGGAGAGGGGGCTCCGAAGGGTTATGGTTTTTTGTTACTCTGCCTCCTCGCTCTCGCCGGCTGTGTTCCTCCGCGGGCAAAGGAGGCGGAGGGGACGAAGGTGGAGAAGAAGAAGGATATTCCGGCGCAAAGGATCAATCTGCCGAACGGGGAATCGCTGCAGTATCGGCTCAAAACAAAAGTCGGAGCTCCGCCGGAGCGCGAGCCGGCTTGGTACGTCAAATGGGTGAACGCGAAAGTCCAGATGACTTCGAACGGGCCGGTTGGCGGGAGAATGGAGGGCGTCTCGGGCAATTTCTTCAAGGACGGGAAGAAGAGCACGACCTTCCAAGCCCAAAGCGGGCTAGCGGACAAGGCGAATAACATCCTGAATCTTGCCGGCCAGGTACAGGTCGTCGCTCCTAATCCCAAGCCGGGCGCGACGAAACCGAGGGCAGTATTGACGTGCGACCGCCTCGTTTACGATGCTACAACCAAACGCTTTAAAGCGCTGGGGCACGTTCAAGTTGTGGGCGAGGTTGGAACCATAGGTACCCTTTCCGAACTGTGGGCCACCGAGGAGCTTGACCAGGTAGCCACCCCGGACATGTTTATAGCCAAATGATCCGCTCTACCCTCGCCATCGCCGCCTCGGTCGGGTTGACTGTCGCATTTGCAGCTACCCAAGGCCGGCGGTTTCAATACTCGGACGGCAGCATGACCGTGTTGTCCACCAGTGGAAGGGCGGAATTAGGCCGGGGAGACGCCTACCACTTTTTCCTGAAGGGCGCCGTCTCCATCGCCTCGCTAGCTCAAGGATTGACCCTAACCGCGGATACCGTGACTTGCGACACAGCGTTGGGGGCGAACAAGAAGACTGAACTGAGGCATGCCGTCGCCACCGGCGGGGTGCATATGGTCAAGACGGTCACCAACAAGGTGGGTAAACAGACCACCGACATCACCGGAACTCGAGCCGACATGCAGAGCGCGCCCAACGGCAGCATCGTGAACCTGGCTGGCCCGGTTAAGATCGTCAGTCTCGACCAAGTCAAGCGGAAAACCATGACCGCCACCGGCCGCTCTGCGGTCGCCGTTCTAGAGCCCGGAAGTAAGAGCAGCCTCTCCAGCGGGATCCGCGGAGCCACCCTCCAGGGGCCGGTTCACCTGGTGATGGTTCAATCGAAAGCAGGGACTCAGGGAGATTCGACCCTCGTCGCCGACGCCGATCGTATGGAAATGAAGAATCTAGGAAAGGTCCCCCAAGTGGTGCTGATCGGCCACGTCAGCGGCCATGGAGAAGGTGCCAGCCGGGTTGGGCGGTTCAGCGGGATGACCCGGGCCACGATCCAGCTCAACGCCCAAGGCGAAGTCACCGGATTCGGCACGGAGGCAGGCTAGTGAATTACGCCGCCTGCCTCGGGCTACTGGCCGCCCTCAGTAGCATCGGCTCCCAGCCGACGAACCTTCAAGCTACCGCCCAAGAGCCCGTTCTGGAAGTCGAGGGCGTAGCGGGGACGATCCGGATGCGCAATTTCACCCGTTCTCACGTCGACGCCATTTCCGGAGAGACCATAATGACCGGCGTCGGCAATCCCGTGGTCGTGGAAGACACGGGAACGGGGCTCACCCTGATCGCCAAGTCGATGTCCTGCCGCCTGAAGCAAAACGACAAAGGCGAGTATGTGGTGCAGCAGGCTACGTTGGCCGATGGGGCGCAGGTGTTGATCGACTCCAGCGTCGCCGCGAAGAGCGCAACCGAACGGGCGAAGCGCGAGAACAAGCCGGCGCCTGCCGCCCCCAAAGAGACCACCAAGACCCGCATCGACTCCGATAGCATCGTTTACGTTCTGAACGAGCAGGAGGGGGTGATGACCTTCCCGAAGCCGGTGGAGTACAGCGGGACCAGCGATGGGCGGGCGACGAAAACCCAGGACAATATCAAGGTGGAAGTTCCCTTCACTCAGCTCACGAAGGCGTCCGGCAGCAAGGGAAGGTTCACGATCCACGTCCCTCTGAGCGCAGGCGATCCGGTCGAAGCGAGGACGGGCCACCTCGACGGACTGGTGAAGTTCAGCCTCGTCCGGTCCGAGACACCGGCCCCGAAAGCGGGCGTCCCGGTCCCTCCGGAGGTGACGACGGTAAACGGGGTGGGCGATAGCTTCGACGCGGACTTCGTCAAAGAAGGCGACCCCACGTTAACCCTCACCGGAAACGTCAAGCTCGACGGGGCCGGCAAGGCGTTCAAAGGATCGGTGACGGGAACCCAGGCGATTTTCACTTTGGACCGCCTTACCCGGCAGGTGACCGGCTACGAATTTGTGGGTCAGCCCGCAACCACCCGGATCAATACGAAGGTGGGCGGCCGTTGAAGATCGTAGGGAAGGACCTCGTCAAGGTCTATAAGGGACGTCGCGTCGTCAACGAGGTGTCTTACGACATTTCACAAGGCGAGATCGTCGGTTTGCTCGGGCCGAACGGGGCGGGTAAGACCACCACGTTCTACATGACGGTCGGCTTGGTAAAGCCGACGAAAGGTCGGGTCTTTTTCGACGACGTCGATGTGACGAAGTGGCCGATGTACAAGCGGGCCCGGGCCGGAGTCGGCTATCTCCCGCAGGAGCCGAGCGTCTTCCGCAAACTCACCGTCGAGGACAACCTCCGATTGGTTTTGCAACTCGCGGGTCGAAGCCGGCGCGAGATCAAAGAAAAGATCGCCCAGCTTTCCGATGAGCTGCACATCAGGCATATCCTGCAAAGCACCGGAAACGTACTCTCGGGCGGCGAGCGCCGCCGCGTGGAGATCGCCCGGGCGCTTGCGACCGAACCGAAGTTCATCCTACTCGACGAGCCGTTTACCGGCATCGACCCCGTCACGATCGAAGAGATCCAGGAGATCTTGTTCCGGCTTAGGGCCCGAAACATCGGCATCTTGATCACCGACCACAACATCTCGGCGACCTTGAGGATCACGGATCGAAATTATATTCTCATCGGTGGCGAGATCTTTGCCCGTGGCACCGGTCAGGAGATCGCCGGGAACGAAGGGGTGCGCAAGCACTACCTTGGCGCCCAGTTCGGAACCGATATATTCGCGGGACGCGATCCGGATGCGCCGGCGATCGAGGCCGCGGAAGGTGACGCCGGGCTAGAAGACCAAGCGCCCACCGGTCCGCCGGAGTTCGAGGAGCCGCAGTGAGGCAGATCGACCGATTGGTCATGAAGGAGCTGGTCGGCCCCTGGCTTTTCGGGGTCGGGCTATTCGCGTCGCTGCTCATGGCGGCGACGTACCTCAACCGAATCGTCGGTTTCTTCGTCGATCAGGTTCCGTTGCCGATCCTGGGGCAGCTCATCTTGCTTCTCTTTCCGGCCATTCTCGTAAAGACTTTCACGATGGCGGTGCTACTGGCGGCGTTGCTAGCGTTCGGACGCCTCAGCTCGGATAGCGAGGTTGTCGCTTTACGCGCGGGCGGGGCCAGCATTTTCCGGATCGTGGTACCCGTGATGGCGTTCTCGTTCATCATTGCCCTCGTCACGCTCTGGTTCGACGAGCAGGTCGTTCCGTCTGCCACCCAGCGATCGAAGTCGCTCCAGGATCAGATCATCGCGAGCAAGGGAATTAAGGTGAACCAGCCGTTCGCCCGCCCCATCGTTCAAGACGGCAAGCTCAAAGCCACGATCGCCGCGGAGAACGTCGACATCCTAAGGAACGCCCTCGAAGGGGTCACGATTATCTCCTACGGCGAGACCGACAAGCTGGGTCCGAATGGTAAGGCGGTAATCGGTAAGGATGGGAAGCCGGTCAAGGAGATCCGAGAGCAGTATTACCTTCACGCCAAGGAGATCGTATACGAAGGGCTCACCCAGGCGCTCAAGGACGGTTTCGGGGGCGGCCTCTCTCACTGGAGGGTGCAGGGCGGAATGACCCTCGTCCCGGCGGATTATTCGAACGTGATCCACTCCGAATCGGCCTGGCCGGACGAGGTTCCCACGATCCCGCAAAGCTTCGCCGACCTCACCGCCGACCGTAAGGACGAGTTCGACCTGATGAGCATGAACGAGCTCAAGCAGGAGATTGAAAAACACCGAGAGTTGAAAGACTGGACTCCGGCCGAGATCTCCAACGGCGAATACGGATATTGGAACAAGCTCTCCGTGCCGCTCGCCGCCTTCGTTTTTGGAACTTTAGGGGCGGTTCTCGGCATACGAAACCATAGGACCGGCACGGCGTCGGGTTTTGCCCTCGCCATCGCAATCATCTTCGGATATGTGACATTGGCAAATTTTATGAACGTTTGGGCGAGCGGCGGCGTTCTACCCGCGTACGTCGCAAGTTTCGCACCGATCTCTTTGGGCTTTATCGCGTCCGGGATAATTATGTGGAGACGAAACGCCTAGCGAGGCTCTGAAACCGTGGACCTTCTTCCTCTTGGGTTCCTGATCCTAATCGTCCTGATGTCGGGAGCCATTGCCGTGCTTGCCGACGACCTGGGGCGACGGCTGGGGAAGAAGCGTCTTCACGTGCGGGGGCTCCGTCCCAAACGGGTGGCGCAGATCGGTACCGCCCTCGCCGGAGTTCTCGTTTCGCTGGTCACGATCCTGATCGTGGCGGCTGGGAGCTCGGGGGTGCGGCAGTGGATTACTGACGGCCGGCGCGCGATCGGGGAGCGCGACCGGGCCATCGGAGAGCGGGATACGGCCATCAAAGAGCGCGACTCCGCCCGCCGGGAGCGGGAGCAGACGGAAGCGGGAGTTGCCTTGCTCAACGCGAAAAACTCCGGTCTGCTTAAGATCAACAAGGGGTTGACGAACGAGCAGCTCCGCCAAAAAGCCGAAATCGCGGAAAAGAAGCGGGAGCTGGATCGTAACAACGCTAAAGTTCTCCGATTGGCTAGCCAGATTCGAGTGGCAAACCTTGAAGTGAAGCGGGGGCAGACGAGCCTGAATCAGACTCGAACTCAGCTTGGCAACGCCAAGTCCGAGCTGAGGGGTTTCAACGCCCGCCTCGCGGTGGTTCAAAACCAATATCACAAACTGATTCAACAGAAGGGCGAGGCCGACTCGGACATCATGCAGCTCGAGTTCGAGAAGAGGAACCTCGATCTGCAAATCGGCGACTTCAAATCGCGGATTTCGGGACTGCAGACCCAAATCTCGGGATTGGAACGAGACCAATCGGAAGCGACTCAGAAGCTGAATCAAGCGAAGACCGAGCTTGCGGATACTCAGCGGGATCTCGATAAAAGTCAGCGCGAGCTCAGCGCGGTGATGGGCGATCTGAGCGAAGCTCAGCGGGCCGCCGTGACTTACAAGATCATCGGGGACCATGCTCGCGACGCGCCCCCGACTTACTTAAAGGGGGAGGAAGTGGCACGACTGTCGATCGAACCCGGGCTCAGCGCGACCAAGGCGGCGGCTGCTCTTCAGGTGCTGCTCCGTACCGCCCGGACCGCCGCACTCTCCGCCGGCGCGAAGCCGAACGATCCATACCCGGAGGCGGGAATCTTCGAGCATCGCGATACCCGCACCGGCAGGCAGATTCCGACGGCCGACATCGAACGGGAGATCGTAGCCGGGATCACCGGAGCGAAGGAGCCGATGGTGCTGGTCGCTCTCTCGAGCGTCAACGCCTTCAAGGGGGAGCCGGTATCGCTCGAGGTCGCCTGGATGCCCAATCCGCTGGTTTACCATCGCGACGAAGTGGTGGCGGAAACGAAGCTGGACGGCCGCAAAGATCCCGCCGCGATCATGGCCGGGATAAGCGGACTGGGAGTGAAAGTGCGGGATAGGGCAAAGCAAGACAAAATGCTTCCTCGCACCATTCTGGATTCTACGGCAGCTCTTCCGTCCGAACAGGTATGGCGACTTGTAACCGATGTTAGGCGGAGCGGCGGGTTTGTTCGGTTGCGCGCGGTGGCGGAGAACGACACCCGCGCGGGCGATCCGTTGAAGCTTCGGTACGTGATCCGGTAGTAAGCGGAGAAAATTGGTGCAGGACCTTGGGCGTGATCGTCCATTTTGGGTAGGCCATTCAGATCAGCTCAACAATCAGGGTGGTCTTAACGTCCGATCATTCGGACTATCCGTAGTCGACCCATGGAAAAGACCGTCCTCGCCATAGACCCCGGCACCAGCAAGTGCGGAATGGCGCTCGTTCGCCGCGATGGGCAGAACCAAATTGAGCTTCTTTGGCGAGCGGTTGTCCCGCGCGACTCTGTTTTGGGCAAGCTGGGCGAGTTGCAGCGGATCGCCCCCTACCAGCTCATCATCGTCGGAGGCGGCACCCAAAGCCGGGAGATCGTGAGCGAGATCCGGGAGAAGCATGTGGGCATCGGGATCCTGGTCGTCGATGAGAAGGATACGTCGATGCATGCCCGAGAGCGTTATTGGGTCCACAACCCGCGCAAAGGGTGGCGCCGCCTCGTTCCCTCCACCCTCCAGGTTCCCCCGGACCCGGTGGACGATTTCGTTGCCATGATTCTGGCCGAGCGAGTTCTGCTGCATAGCTGATCGGAATGCGCCGCTAAGTCAGAATAGATTCGATGTCACTCCGGCCCCAATTCGAGGAATTTGTCCGGCTAGCCGATGCGACGCGTGCCAAGGCGGCGAAGGTAAAGCCGCTTTCGGCCGCCAAACTCACATGGAGTCCGGCCGAAGACCGCTGGAGTGTTGCCCGCGTCCTGGATCACCTAAACAAGACGCATGCCCTATGTATTCCGAATTTCGAGGCCGCGCTGTTATCTGCCTCGCCCGCGGGTACGGAGCGAGACCGGCTGGTCAAGTACGGATTCATGGATAGGGTTTTTGTGAAGATGATGGGGCCTACCTTCCCGATCAAGCCGCCAGTGCCGCCAATGTTCGAGCCGGACCAGGCGCCCGACCCGAAAGAAGCCGTGCGTCGATTCTTTGAGCTGCACGACAAGCTCCGAGCGCTTATCGAGAAAGCTGACGCGTACCAGCTAGCCAAGCTTAAGGTCGTGTCCCCGGTCAGCCCCAAGTTCCGGCCCGGCTTCGTTCCGTACCTTCACAGCCTTGTCCTTCATGAGGAGTATCACTGGGGGCAGATCGAGGCGCTCCTTGCCGATCCTCGTTTTCCCAAGTCGAAAATTGCGTGATCGGCCAGTAGACGGTCAACCTTCATTCTTCGCATGTTCTTGATGAACTTGGTCGGCCTTTGGGGACTGTCCGCAGGTACGAACCAACCTGCGCCTACACGACTTCGCCGTAAAATGCAGCATCCGTTCCCGACCCTCGGAGAGGTCACAGGAATTAGCCCGGGGTTTCCCACCCCGGGACAAAACGGCCGCCCCTCGACCGACCCTGAAGGGGTCGCAGAGCCTCTCCAAATGTTCCAAGAATGAGCCTTCACGGTCGGCTAGTGGTTTAGCCGAAAGATCGCCCAGTTTAGCGCCGTCGCATAGGTGACCCAGGCTAGGTAGGGGGCGAGTAGCCAACCGGCGGCAGGGCGGATGCGGGCGAACATGACCGTGGTTGCTAAAATCGCCAGCCACAAAAGGCAAATCTCAAAAAGGCCGATCCGAAGCAGTTGCCAGCCGAAGAAGATCCACGGCCATAGCGCATTCAGCACGAGCTGAACGAAGAACATCGCTAGCGCCCATGTCCTGCGTCCGCTCGGAACCTCGCCGGGAGGTACCGACCAGACGGTCCATGCCGACCAACCCATCAGCCCATACAAAACGGTCCAGACCGGTGCGAATAACCAGCCGGGAGGCGCCCAGGCCGGCTTGCTCAAGACGATGTAGGAGAACGGCAGGCTTTGGTTCGTCGCCAACGCGCCGACGAACCCTGCTGCATAACTTGCGGTGAGAAACAGCAGCAGTGCGATCACCGGATTTCGTCGAGGGACGCTCGCTTCGGCCATAGCCGCTCTCAATATGGCACCTCTAGGGTTAACGTAGCGGGTCCATTCGTTTGCAAAGCAAGGATTACCGGCCCGTCAGCAAAAGCTTTGCTCGTTCCGATGCTACGCGACGGGTGGGTTAAGACCTTGTCCTTTGAGACCGATGCCCGACGGGCGTGACCAGAACTGTTACCTTCACGTCCCGGACGAGGCATGAGCGTCCTTCGAATAGAATGGAGGTATGGAATCGTTTCACACTGAGGCGACGATTGGTCAGGAGGGTGGTCTCCATCTGGAGCACCTACCTTTTAGGCGTGGTGAACGCGTCCAGGTCACCGTGATCGCGGCGACCCCCGTTTCTGTTTGGCCTCAAGGCTACTTCTCCGAGACTTTTGGGGCGATTCACGACGATTCCTTCGTTCGTCATCCGCAAGGTGATTTCGAAAGACCTAGGCCTATTCAGTGACGTATCTTTTAGATACCAATACCTGCATTGAGTTTTTGAGAGGACGAA
This window encodes:
- the rlmN gene encoding 23S rRNA (adenine(2503)-C(2))-methyltransferase RlmN, giving the protein MTADGVEAKKPCLVGMTREELTAALAPRPDAKLRGKQLAAQLYSRAQDDFANMADLPLAFRQELGERFQSQPLEIAAHRHSTDGVQKLLVHNGDHQVYECVLLPYEDRVSCCLSSQVGCPMGCRFCATGLGGFDRNLTAGEIIGQYLLLQRISERRVSHVVFMGMGEPLLNLKNVLKSVRLMHEEVGLSYRHITISTVGLVPQIYELAEEKLPIHLALSLHSPIDEVRDRLMPVNHKWPVAEVMKAMRDYYVATGRKITLEYLLIKGITDTPEQAQELARVVKGTPSVVNLIPFNWVDTEQGFARPEKERVQAFRRVLESRGVNVTQRVERGHDIAAACGQLAGQHKGKFARREAPSLPVLN
- the lptC gene encoding LPS export ABC transporter periplasmic protein LptC — protein: MLLCLLALAGCVPPRAKEAEGTKVEKKKDIPAQRINLPNGESLQYRLKTKVGAPPEREPAWYVKWVNAKVQMTSNGPVGGRMEGVSGNFFKDGKKSTTFQAQSGLADKANNILNLAGQVQVVAPNPKPGATKPRAVLTCDRLVYDATTKRFKALGHVQVVGEVGTIGTLSELWATEELDQVATPDMFIAK
- the lptB gene encoding LPS export ABC transporter ATP-binding protein; amino-acid sequence: MKIVGKDLVKVYKGRRVVNEVSYDISQGEIVGLLGPNGAGKTTTFYMTVGLVKPTKGRVFFDDVDVTKWPMYKRARAGVGYLPQEPSVFRKLTVEDNLRLVLQLAGRSRREIKEKIAQLSDELHIRHILQSTGNVLSGGERRRVEIARALATEPKFILLDEPFTGIDPVTIEEIQEILFRLRARNIGILITDHNISATLRITDRNYILIGGEIFARGTGQEIAGNEGVRKHYLGAQFGTDIFAGRDPDAPAIEAAEGDAGLEDQAPTGPPEFEEPQ
- a CDS encoding LptF/LptG family permease; protein product: MRQIDRLVMKELVGPWLFGVGLFASLLMAATYLNRIVGFFVDQVPLPILGQLILLLFPAILVKTFTMAVLLAALLAFGRLSSDSEVVALRAGGASIFRIVVPVMAFSFIIALVTLWFDEQVVPSATQRSKSLQDQIIASKGIKVNQPFARPIVQDGKLKATIAAENVDILRNALEGVTIISYGETDKLGPNGKAVIGKDGKPVKEIREQYYLHAKEIVYEGLTQALKDGFGGGLSHWRVQGGMTLVPADYSNVIHSESAWPDEVPTIPQSFADLTADRKDEFDLMSMNELKQEIEKHRELKDWTPAEISNGEYGYWNKLSVPLAAFVFGTLGAVLGIRNHRTGTASGFALAIAIIFGYVTLANFMNVWASGGVLPAYVASFAPISLGFIASGIIMWRRNA
- a CDS encoding DUF3084 domain-containing protein, with amino-acid sequence MDLLPLGFLILIVLMSGAIAVLADDLGRRLGKKRLHVRGLRPKRVAQIGTALAGVLVSLVTILIVAAGSSGVRQWITDGRRAIGERDRAIGERDTAIKERDSARREREQTEAGVALLNAKNSGLLKINKGLTNEQLRQKAEIAEKKRELDRNNAKVLRLASQIRVANLEVKRGQTSLNQTRTQLGNAKSELRGFNARLAVVQNQYHKLIQQKGEADSDIMQLEFEKRNLDLQIGDFKSRISGLQTQISGLERDQSEATQKLNQAKTELADTQRDLDKSQRELSAVMGDLSEAQRAAVTYKIIGDHARDAPPTYLKGEEVARLSIEPGLSATKAAAALQVLLRTARTAALSAGAKPNDPYPEAGIFEHRDTRTGRQIPTADIEREIVAGITGAKEPMVLVALSSVNAFKGEPVSLEVAWMPNPLVYHRDEVVAETKLDGRKDPAAIMAGISGLGVKVRDRAKQDKMLPRTILDSTAALPSEQVWRLVTDVRRSGGFVRLRAVAENDTRAGDPLKLRYVIR
- a CDS encoding DinB family protein, giving the protein MSLRPQFEEFVRLADATRAKAAKVKPLSAAKLTWSPAEDRWSVARVLDHLNKTHALCIPNFEAALLSASPAGTERDRLVKYGFMDRVFVKMMGPTFPIKPPVPPMFEPDQAPDPKEAVRRFFELHDKLRALIEKADAYQLAKLKVVSPVSPKFRPGFVPYLHSLVLHEEYHWGQIEALLADPRFPKSKIA
- a CDS encoding TspO/MBR family protein, with the translated sequence MAEASVPRRNPVIALLLFLTASYAAGFVGALATNQSLPFSYIVLSKPAWAPPGWLFAPVWTVLYGLMGWSAWTVWSVPPGEVPSGRRTWALAMFFVQLVLNALWPWIFFGWQLLRIGLFEICLLWLAILATTVMFARIRPAAGWLLAPYLAWVTYATALNWAIFRLNH